The window CGGGTGGCGGTCACCGTCGACCCGGCGGTAGTGCCCGACCAGGGCGCCCCGGCCTACGCGGAGGACCTACGGGCGATCATCCCCGGTGGTGGCGGCGGCTCCCAGCTGCAGTCCTGGATGGATGCCAAGTTCGGCCCGGACGGCGCGCTCTACCTGCTGGACTACGGCGGCGGCTTCTTCACCCTGCACGGCAACCAGAAGCTGATCCGGATCGTCTACGACGGCGACGCGCCGACCCCCGGTCCGCAGTACGCCTCGGCCCGGGTCCCGGACCCGAGCGACCCGCGTACGGTCACCTTCTCCAGCCACCGCGTCGGCGGGGTGGCCTGGGAGTGGACCTTCGGTGAGGGCAACCGGGTGTCGCACCTGCCGCACCCGACCCACACCTACCGCAAGCACGGGCGGTTCGAGGCGACGGTGAAGGTGACCTACGCCGACGGCGAGGTGGCCGAGCACACCGTCGTGGTCGACACCGGCTGCGACGCGCCGGATGCCCGGGAGACGGTCTGGCTGCTGGACACCGACACCGGCGTACCGAACCACGACGCCGGTGCCGGGTGCACGGTCAACGACCTGATCGACGACGAGCGGCAGTGGCCGAACCAGGGCTCGTTCACCAGTCACCTGGACGAGGTGCTGGCGCAGCTCACCGACGCCGAGGTGCTCGACGAGCAGGAGGCGGCGACGCTGCGTACCGCCGGTGCCGACTCCCCCGTCGGTCGGACCGCCGGCTACCGGACGTTGTTCGACGGCACCAGTCACTCACTGTCCGGCTGGCGGCAGGCCCCCGGCGGCACGTTCCGGCTGCTACCGGACGGGTCGATCAGCAGCTCCGGCGGGCTGGGCATGCTCTGGTACGGCGAGGAGGAGTTCGCCGACTATTCGCTACGGCTGCGGTTCAAGGACGTCTCGCCGGGTGACACCCGGGCCAACAGCGGGGTGTTCGTCCGGTTCCCGGATCCACGGGTGCCGGTGGACGAGCGGCCGGAGGGCAGCTGCGGCACGGTCGGCTCCGCCCGTAGTTCCCAGGCCTGGGTGGCGATCTTCTGCGGCCACGAGATCCAGCTCTACGACGGGGCGGGCGGGGAACCGCAGAAGACCGGGTCGATCTACAACTTCCAGCCCAACGACCTGGACCAGGCGCTGCCCGCGCCGAAGGACGAATGGAACGACTACGAGATCCGGGTGGTCGGGCAGCACTACACGATCATCCGTAACGGGGTGACGATCAGCGAGTTCGACAACGTGCCGGGCAAGCAGTCGTCCCGGGCCGGTGACCCGCCTACCGATCTGCGCCAGTTCGTCAGCGGATTCATCGGTTTGCAGAACCACGGTAACAGCGACGTGATGGAGTTCCGCGACGTACGACTACGGGCTCTCTGACCGGTGACGTGCCGGGCCCGGACGCATCGTCCGGGCCCGGCACGTCAGGTCGTCGGGGCCCGGCGCGTCAGGTCGTCCGGCCGGCGACCTTCGTCCAGAGTTCGGTGACGACGACCCGCCGCAACGACGGCACCAGCACCGTGTAGCCCGACCAGACCAGGCCGATCGCGACGCACGAGGCGGTCGTGCGGAGCAGTCCGTCACCGGCCAGCGCCCAACCGACGACAACCGTGGCAGCCACCGCCGGGGCCAGCAGTGACAGCAGCCGGACCAGTTGGCGGATCAGGTGCAGCGACAGCGCCGAGCCGAGCAGCATCACGAGGCTGGCGACCGTCGCGGCGACCCCGATCGTGACCGGACCCCAGTAGCGCCACATGACCAGGTTGACCACGGCGGCGGCACCGAAGGACAGCCCGTTGACCACCGCCACCCGTCTGTTCCTGCCCCTGGCGTTGAGCACCTTCACGAAGGTGTACCCGAGGACGTGCGCCCAGATGCCGAGGGAGAAGCCGAGCAGCATGACCGACGTCACGTCCACCGCCCGGTCGTCGAACGCACCACGGGCGTACAGCACCGAGGTGATGCCCCGGGCGTTGACCGTCAACGCGACAGACAGCGGGATCGTCACCAGCAGCACCGGGGCGATCAGCCGCTGCAGCCCCGCGACGACCTCGTCGCCACGCATCCTGGCGAAGGCGGCGAGGCTGGCCAGACCGAGCGGGGCGGCAATCAGCGCCATCAACGAGTCAACGACGAACCGGGAGTACTCGGTCGCCGCGACCACCTCGATGCCGAGCAACGAACCCACCGCCCGCTCGACGGCGATCGACCCCTGCAGCAGCACCGGAAGCAGCAGCAACGGGCGGAGCCGACGCCAGAACATGGTCAACGCCACCGCGTACTGCGCCCGCGAGGTGGGCGGCAGCGACCCGTCGCCGCCGTCGGCACGCAGATACCCCCTGCGCCGGACCCAGTACGCACCCCAGAGGAAGAGCACCACGTACGGCGCGGTGAAACCCCAGGCGAGCAGGACCACGTCGCCGGTGAGATAGGCGAGCAGCGTCGCGCCGATCAGGCCGACGCTCTGCACGCAGGCGCGCAGGTTGACCAGGCTGACGTCGTCACGGGCCAGGGCGACCAGCGCGTACAGCGCGTACAGCACGTAGAACGGCACCGAGAACGCCGCGATGGTCAGCATCGCCACGGCGAGCGTGGCGGCGGCGGCGTCGAGACCGGGTCCGAGCAGTGCGATCCACAGCTTCCGCAGCAGCAGCAACGCGACGACCAGCAGCACGGAAAGTCCACCCAGGATCGTCCGGACCGCACGGTAGAGCGCCACCGCCAGCGCCGGGCTGTCCTGCCGGTAGCGCACGTAGAGCGGCAGGAACCCAGCGGACAGCGCGTCCGCGGTGAAGAAATTGACCGGGACCATGGTCGCGGTCTGCGCGACCCGGTTCGCACCCACCGCCCGGCCGGCGCCGAACAGAGCCGCCAGCAGCACCTCGCGGACGATGCCGAGGAGCTTCCCGGCGATACCACCAAGTACGAGACGAAGAAAGATGCTAGCCACCGGTCTTCGCCAGCCCGGTCACACCAGCTCCCGGTAGAGCGACTCGAGCTTCGCGGCCTGTCTGCGCAGATCGAAGCGCTCCTCGATCAATGCCCGGCCGCCGGCACCGAGCCGCTGACACAGGTCCGGATCAGCGAGCAGCGCGACCAGGCGATCAGCGAGCGCCGCGGGGTCGCGCTCCGGTACCAGGTAGCCGGTGACGTCATCAATGACGGCCTCAGGGATACCGCCGTGCCGGGTGCCGACGACGGGTCGACCGGTGGCGGCCGCTTCCAACAGCACCATGCCGAGCCCTTCCTGGTCGCCGTTGGACGCCGTCACGCTCGGCAGGCACAGCACTCGAGACCGCGCCACCGTGGCCAGTACCTCGGCGTGTGGACGGACCCCGAGGAATCGCACCGTCTCCGCTACGCCCAGCTCCGTGGCGAGTGCACCCAACCGCCCCCGCAGCGGGCCGTCGCCAATGACGACGAGCTCCGCCGCAGGCACGGCTCGGCGCACGACGGCGAAGGCGCGCAGCAGGTCAGCGGTGCCCTTCTTCTCGACCAGCCGGGCAACGTGCACGATCCGAGGTGTCTGCGGCAGCGGCACCGGTGTGATGACGTCGGTGTCCACCCCGATCGGGAGCGTCAGGGTCCGTTCGGCCGGGTAGCCCCACTCGATCGCGCACCGCCGGATGTGCTCGGATACGCAGATGAACTTCGCACCGGTGTCGAACAGTGAGTCCCGCCGGGTCACATAGGTGATCCAGGAGGGTTTCCGCGATGCGAGGAGTTGCCTTTTGGTGACGGTCACGTCGAAGCCGTGCAGTGTCGTCACGAGCGGCACCCCGAGCGTTCGGGCCGTGGGGGCGATGTAGACGCCCTCGACGCCGAAGTGCGCGTGCAGAATCCGCACCCCACGGTTGCGCAGGGTCCGCACCAGATGGTCGGACCTACGGGTCAGCAGGTACGACAGGGCCGCCGCCCGGCCGTGGGCGGCGAGGCTGACGACGTCAGCGCCGGCCGGTGCCCGGGGCGCCGGGTCCCGGCCGACGAAGACCGGATGGTACGTGCGCATCGCCAGCGCCTGCGCCGGGATGAATGTCTCGGACGGCTGGAACAGCTGGTGGCGCACTATCCCGACGCTCGGTCTGCCGGACACGTCGGACCTCCTCGGGAAGCGGATGGACCAGGTAGCACAGGAGCAGGGCGATGACCGGGATGGTGTGGATGTCACCGAAGACGTCGGTGTTCTCCCCCATTGCCTGGATGCAGACCCAGCCGACGGCCGCGCCGGTCCAGGCCACGAACATCGCGTTGCGCGGGGAGCCAGCGGCCGCGGCCCGGGCGACGAGTCGAAATTCGACGACGAAGAATCCGATGGTCGCGGCAAGACCCGGCAGGCCGGTGGACGCCCAGGCCGCCAGCAGG is drawn from Micromonospora sp. Llam0 and contains these coding sequences:
- a CDS encoding lipid II flippase MurJ, giving the protein MASIFLRLVLGGIAGKLLGIVREVLLAALFGAGRAVGANRVAQTATMVPVNFFTADALSAGFLPLYVRYRQDSPALAVALYRAVRTILGGLSVLLVVALLLLRKLWIALLGPGLDAAAATLAVAMLTIAAFSVPFYVLYALYALVALARDDVSLVNLRACVQSVGLIGATLLAYLTGDVVLLAWGFTAPYVVLFLWGAYWVRRRGYLRADGGDGSLPPTSRAQYAVALTMFWRRLRPLLLLPVLLQGSIAVERAVGSLLGIEVVAATEYSRFVVDSLMALIAAPLGLASLAAFARMRGDEVVAGLQRLIAPVLLVTIPLSVALTVNARGITSVLYARGAFDDRAVDVTSVMLLGFSLGIWAHVLGYTFVKVLNARGRNRRVAVVNGLSFGAAAVVNLVMWRYWGPVTIGVAATVASLVMLLGSALSLHLIRQLVRLLSLLAPAVAATVVVGWALAGDGLLRTTASCVAIGLVWSGYTVLVPSLRRVVVTELWTKVAGRTT
- a CDS encoding glycosyltransferase, which codes for MRTYHPVFVGRDPAPRAPAGADVVSLAAHGRAAALSYLLTRRSDHLVRTLRNRGVRILHAHFGVEGVYIAPTARTLGVPLVTTLHGFDVTVTKRQLLASRKPSWITYVTRRDSLFDTGAKFICVSEHIRRCAIEWGYPAERTLTLPIGVDTDVITPVPLPQTPRIVHVARLVEKKGTADLLRAFAVVRRAVPAAELVVIGDGPLRGRLGALATELGVAETVRFLGVRPHAEVLATVARSRVLCLPSVTASNGDQEGLGMVLLEAAATGRPVVGTRHGGIPEAVIDDVTGYLVPERDPAALADRLVALLADPDLCQRLGAGGRALIEERFDLRRQAAKLESLYRELV